The following proteins are co-located in the Vanessa atalanta chromosome 11, ilVanAtal1.2, whole genome shotgun sequence genome:
- the LOC125067511 gene encoding uncharacterized protein LOC125067511 yields MVYLFLDKFESEKNIDMSCNSGLSLHKDGEMVVTNMNFFQNFRLKKSKRYRSAFTTEQINYLENEFRKFPYIGNTNRKEVANILDISERAVKIWFQNRRMKEKREVNGNKESHIEDKNSIYNYSRDLLNNSNVQANIDCGFNNSLPSNQRGKSKESTIKDLKSITPPKIKCETTKLLAEPLKIIHKTTHFNEGFTNQERNALPCHNKKETEVAQDLTTRSKRMKDHQQFDLVNSNIDQRFMPFYTQGYYAPTQLTATSTLNTGNIIWKPVNVMPMPIPGLATCPPFSATHNCSGISSNNQDVSKGTCNCHGPHWFNTRSQCVASTQPQYIFAIPFSNTANKI; encoded by the exons ATGGTATATTTGTTTCTTGATAAGTTcgaaagtgaaaaaaatattgatatgagTTGTAATTCTGGTCTATCTTTGCACAAGGATGGTGAAATGGTCGTAACT aATATGAACTTTTTCCAAAATTTTCgcttaaaaaaatcaaagagaTATCGGAGTGCTTTTACTACGGAGCAAATTAATTACTTAGAAAACGAATTTAGAAAGTTTCCATATATTGGAAACACAAATCGAAAAGAAGTTgctaatattttagatatttcggAAAGAGCCGTCAAAATATGGTTTCAGAATAGACGGATGAAAGAGAAGAGAGAAGTCAATGGTAATAAGGAATCGCATATAGAAGACaaaaacagtatttataattattctaggGACCTGTTAAACAATAGTAATGTGCAAGCTAATATTGATTGtggttttaataattcattgccATCGAATCAAAGGGGTAAATCAAAAGAATCAACTATAAAAGACCTAAag tctATTACACCACCAAAAATTAAATGTGAGACCACAAAATTGCTAGCAGAACCTCTAAAGATTATTCATAAAACTACACATTTTAACGAAGGGTTTACAAATCAAGAAAGGAATGCTCTTCCTTGtcacaataaaaaagaaactgaaGTTGCGCAAGATCTAACAACGAGAAGTAAAAGAATGAAAGATCATCAGCAATTTGATCTAGTTAATTCTAACATTGACCAAAGATTTATGCCATTTTATACGCAAGGATATTATGCACCTACGCAATTAACAGCTACATCAACATTGAATACTGGTAATATCATTTGGAAGCCCGTCAACGTGATGCCGATGCCGATACCGGGTTTAGCGACATGTCCACCATTTTCAGCCACACATAACTGCTCTGGAATCTCCTCTAACAATCAAGACGTTTCAAAAGGTACTTGCAACTGTCACGGTCCGCATTGGTTTAACACACGATCACAATGTGTCGCTAGCACGCAGCCGCAATATATATTTGCGATTCCGTTTAGTAATACAGCCAATAAAATCTGA